The DNA segment GAGGGATTTTGGTAAAAACACTGCCTTCCCCTTCTGCCTTTTTCTGCAAGTGTAAATGTTACTGGAACCTAAAAGTCGCAATCTGCGTTACACAGATGGGACTCTGCTATGTTCATCTTTTTTATTGTGATGTTCATGTAGCAGTGACTTTTGAAAGATGTTAGAAATGACTGCTGGCCATGACAGGATACTGCCTAAATTAGAATCAGGCTCCAAGTATCTTCCTTCAATTAGATTATGTCATATGTCATATACTTACTCATGGCCTGGGAAGGAGAGTGCAAGGGTACTTAATGTCTGTAGATACTCAATTAAAATGAGTGCATCAGACACACACTGgtctggcttctgcctgcctcACATCTAGCCCAGGCTAGCTCCTAAACCTGAAGaggaaacaaaaaggaaaacacacacCATGCCCATACGTACACCTGCTGGCTAATACAGTTACCTATCTATAATGTAAAAAGCCATGCAGTTTACATTTTGTTTGATACAGTTCAGGTTAAGTTAATGCTAGAAAAATAGAACTCAGAGGGAGGGGAGAAACGTTTGTGTATAATAAATGgaaattttgctgtctcttgatGGTTGCATTTCAAGCATAACTGCATTTCTCCATGCACTCTGAACGCTTCCCTTTTCGGGTATTGGCATGCTTGTGGCAAAAGCAACCAAACTGATTAATTAGGCACACAGTGAAAGATgacatataaaaaaaaaatctgtcatttCCATTCTGAAAATTCTTATTCAAAGCCTTTATGTCACAGCAATAAGCTAAGCATGAAAGGTTGCAGAATCCTTCCTTGCATGAGGGCAAAACCAGCTGTGCAATGCACACAGCACAAAAGGCTcatgtatattatatatacaaCTGTAATCCAGAATAAATAGTACTGTCCTGACTCATAGGTGTATTTCAGCGTGGTTGTTGTTCGTTGTTATGGCTGGAGAATGCTTGCTTTTCATCCCTTCTGTCCCACCCTTGGACACATCAATGAACAGCAGCCTGGGAGTCCACAGTGTCAGCAATATCCTTTTGTATTCCTTCCGAAAATTCTGGTTAAGAAGCCCATATATCACAGCATTGAGGCAGCTGTTAAAATAAGCCATAAAATAGCTGAGGACAAAAAGCCATTCTGGAATGTGTGGCTGCACTTTTGAAGGATTAATTGAAACAGCAAGGCCAATAAAGTTTAATGGTCCCCAGCACACAGCAAAAAGgacaaaaaccacaaacataGTCAAGAAGTTTCGGATGTCAGCTGCCCTGAGTTTCTTCTTGCAGTCTTGTCTCACCCGGTGTTTGACTTGAATGACCAGAATCCAGATCCGTAGGTAGCAAAACGTCACGACGGAGAGCGGGACGATGAAGTGAACCACCACCACCGTGATGGTGTACGACGTGCTCACGGTCTGGGCAAAGGTGCAGGAGTAAATCCGGGGGTCATACTGCAAGGAGCCAACGAAGAAGTTTGGCACAATTGCCACCACCGTGAGTATCCAGGTCAGGCAGAGATAGCAGCAGGTGTTCTTCAGGTTGAAGAGCTTATCGTACCGAAGGCTGTGGCAGATGTAGCAGTAGCGGTTGATTGCGATCGCCGTGATGTTGAAAATGGACCCGATGACACTTAAGCCCATCAGGAACCCACTTATCTGGCAGTGAACATTTCCCATGGTCCATCCATTGTGGAAAATGGCACTTAAGATCAGAGGGTATGGATAAACTGCCACCACGAGGTCTGCAACGGACAAGCTGACAACAAAGATGTTGCCTACAACAAAGAAGAGACCATGAGAGGTTAGTGTGTGTCCAGATGGACAGCTTGCAACTCAAAACTCCTCTTTAGGCCTAAGTCTTCTGATGGGCTTCACTCTACTCTCCACTTGGAATTTGAAACCCTAGAAAATAAGACTTTGCTTTACTAGTGACAGCAATGGAGAGTGCATGATTGACCTGCATGCTCCTGCTTAGGAGCAATCTACACTAGAAGTGTTACCTTTAACTTGGCTACAGCTGGGAGTCAGGTACCTGTGGTCCTCTAAGTTGTGTAGGAGAGAAGCATTTTGTTCTCGTTATCCAGCCAGCTTGACTCTCTCTGACCATCATGGGCCAAAGGAGTGTGGTAGGCAGGTTATGTTTTCAGTGGTTTATTCATTTCACTGACAGCACTTGCACAGGAAAAGTCT comes from the Passer domesticus isolate bPasDom1 chromosome 7, bPasDom1.hap1, whole genome shotgun sequence genome and includes:
- the GPR50 gene encoding melatonin-related receptor isoform X4, yielding MGNIFVVSLSVADLVVAVYPYPLILSAIFHNGWTMGNVHCQISGFLMGLSVIGSIFNITAIAINRYCYICHSLRYDKLFNLKNTCCYLCLTWILTVVAIVPNFFVGSLQYDPRIYSCTFAQTVSTSYTITVVVVHFIVPLSVVTFCYLRIWILVIQVKHRVRQDCKKKLRAADIRNFLTMFVVFVLFAVCWGPLNFIGLAVSINPSKVQPHIPEWLFVLSYFMAYFNSCLNAVIYGLLNQNFRKEYKRILLTLWTPRLLFIDVSKGGTEGMKSKHSPAITTNNNHAEIHL
- the GPR50 gene encoding melatonin-related receptor isoform X1 encodes the protein MERPGSNGSCPGCRLEGGPAAGAATGLAAVLIFTIVVDVLGNALVILSVLRNKKLRNAGNIFVVSLSVADLVVAVYPYPLILSAIFHNGWTMGNVHCQISGFLMGLSVIGSIFNITAIAINRYCYICHSLRYDKLFNLKNTCCYLCLTWILTVVAIVPNFFVGSLQYDPRIYSCTFAQTVSTSYTITVVVVHFIVPLSVVTFCYLRIWILVIQVKHRVRQDCKKKLRAADIRNFLTMFVVFVLFAVCWGPLNFIGLAVSINPSKVQPHIPEWLFVLSYFMAYFNSCLNAVIYGLLNQNFRKEYKRILLTLWTPRLLFIDVSKGGTEGMKSKHSPAITTNNNHAEIHL
- the GPR50 gene encoding melatonin-related receptor isoform X3 is translated as MAEEGLWREQHIEGNIFVVSLSVADLVVAVYPYPLILSAIFHNGWTMGNVHCQISGFLMGLSVIGSIFNITAIAINRYCYICHSLRYDKLFNLKNTCCYLCLTWILTVVAIVPNFFVGSLQYDPRIYSCTFAQTVSTSYTITVVVVHFIVPLSVVTFCYLRIWILVIQVKHRVRQDCKKKLRAADIRNFLTMFVVFVLFAVCWGPLNFIGLAVSINPSKVQPHIPEWLFVLSYFMAYFNSCLNAVIYGLLNQNFRKEYKRILLTLWTPRLLFIDVSKGGTEGMKSKHSPAITTNNNHAEIHL
- the GPR50 gene encoding melatonin-related receptor isoform X2, whose protein sequence is MAEEGLWREQHIEVRILLIFTCAPLSNIFGCQNGEHKLWKVKQRVLDYGNIFVVSLSVADLVVAVYPYPLILSAIFHNGWTMGNVHCQISGFLMGLSVIGSIFNITAIAINRYCYICHSLRYDKLFNLKNTCCYLCLTWILTVVAIVPNFFVGSLQYDPRIYSCTFAQTVSTSYTITVVVVHFIVPLSVVTFCYLRIWILVIQVKHRVRQDCKKKLRAADIRNFLTMFVVFVLFAVCWGPLNFIGLAVSINPSKVQPHIPEWLFVLSYFMAYFNSCLNAVIYGLLNQNFRKEYKRILLTLWTPRLLFIDVSKGGTEGMKSKHSPAITTNNNHAEIHL